NNNNNNNNNNNNNNNNNNNNNNNNNNNNNNNNNNNNNNNNNNNNNNNNNNNNNNNNNNNNNNNNNNNNNNNNNNNNNNNNNNNNNNNNNNNNNNNNNNNNNNNNNNNNNNNNNNNNNNNNNNNNNNNNNNNNNNNNNNNNNNNNNNNNNNNNNNNNNNNNNNNNNNNNNNNNNNNNNNNNNNNNNNNNNNNNNNNNNNNNNNNNNNNNNNNNNNNNNNNNNNNNNNNNNNNNNNNNNNNNNNNNNNNNNNNNNNNNNNNNNNNNNNNNNNNNNNNNNNNNNNNNNNNNNNNNNNNNNNNNNNNNNNNNNNNNNNNNNNNNNNNNNNNNNNNNNNNNNNNNNNNNNNNNNNNNNNNNNNNNNNNNNNNNNNNNNNNNNNNNNNNNNNNNNNNNNNNNNNNNNNNNNNNNNNNNNNNNNNNNNNNNNNNNNNNNNNNNNNNNNNNNNNNNNNNNNNNNNNNNNNNNNNNNNNNNNNNNNNNNNNNNNNNNNNNNNNNNNNNNNNNNNNNNNNNNNNNNNNNNNNNNNNNNNNNNNNNNNNNNNNNNNNNNNNNNNNNNNNNNNNNNNNNNNNNNNNNNNNNNNNNNNNNNNNNNNNNNNNNNNNNNNNNNNNNNNNNNNNNNNNNNNNNNNNNNNNNNNNNNNNNNNNNNNNNNNNNNNNNNNNNNNNNNNNNNNNNNNNNNNNNNNNNNNNNNNNNNNNNNNNNNNNNNNNNNNNNNNNNNNNNNNNNNNNNNNNNNNNNNNNNNNNNNNNNNNNNNNNNNNNNNNNNNNNNNNNNNNNNNNNNNNNNNNNNNNNNNNNNNNNNNNNNNNNNNNNNNNNNNNNNNNNNNNNNNNNNNNNNNNNNNNNNNNNNNNNNNNNNNNNNNNNNNNNNNNNNNNNNNNNNNNNNNNNNNNNNNNNNNNNNNNNNNNNNNNNNNNNNNNNNNNNNNNNNNNNNNNNCTATACATATaggaaatatcacgcaccaagatgcgtagaatgtagaaccgacactgaggttcacatcagggggagtagtgcgtgttgtactctttttccttcatcatggttttgtcccactgggttttcctgataaggttttaatgaggcaacatgaagcgtactacaaatcctgtatggttatggcatccaagggggagtgttataaatcatggagtggattgccattaaccaagacaagaggagaaagcCCATCAGCCATAACCAGGCCCAGCCGTGGCCCtgaccaagaggagagagagtcggtcgtccgaggagagagagacggtcggtTTAGACCGTCTTAGGATTATgacgttttccttttccttgttatctttagttttcctatttcctgttggattaggttttggatactttccttttttctACTCtttttgtaatccttatataaggaacctctattgatcaataataatacacagaaatattcagtctctacaCGCTCTATTTACAgcaattattataattatggaGCTCCAAATGTAATTGATTCGTTGCTTCATTCGTTTGTTCTagctatctatctatttatataaagtaCTGTTTGCTCTCTCCAGAACGCGCCACCTCATCGTCCACCTAGATAAGTCATTCTCTCTCGCGGCGACACGTGTCACAGAAGACTCAAACTCAGCGTTTCATTTATTCCAAAAGTCATAAATGATACGGGCTTTGCTATTTTCTGGGCCTGATGTTGAGCAATCCTGTGTGACGGCCAGGGCCGACTCTAATCTTTGCTTCACGCTGTCTAACAGAAGGTTAGGGATCGTCTTTTCTCTTCGTTCGATCGCGACTTCTGATCTTCGTCTCAGTCACCGAAACAGTCTCTGTTACAATTATTTCGTGTTAAATCTCTTATTAATTCAATCAATGAAGCCTTGAATGCAATATTTTCTTCAGGAAGCGGTGTACCTGTGAATATAAAAAGGTAAGCATTCTTCCTCTCGAAATCATACAACGATTTATTTTCCTATTCTTGATTATGAAACTTTCTCAATTATGTTTCATTcgagtataaatatttaagtttcatcCCTAGCAAATCAAAACTTCGATCCTTTATTCTGTTAATTCGATGGCCCCATTCCTATTAGGTTTACGGAGAAGACCATATTTATTGAGATTGCAGAGGAGGAATGCTAAATATTTAGATGTTTTTACAATCAAATCTTCAGGATATATTTTGTTCTTTCTGGATAGTTTTCTCTTGATTAAGGAATTGAGTTAAATATATTCTCCTATGATTTATGTTTGTATAGATAACAGATTAAACTCCAGCATAAAGTTAAAATATTGGAGTTTCATGACTGCCTTTTCATATGTTTTCATTGTATGCACATGCTTTTATGGCAGGGACAATACATAGTCAGAGTCTCAAGTCGCCTTCAGAATGATAAAACAACTactacacaaaaaaaactaaccatgtaaaacaaaatgaaaaaacaaatgtGGACGATGTGGAGACCAATCATCTGAAGAACAAATATAGAGTTGCTTCAAGTGGCAAGAAAGCTGCAAGAGCCTCTGATGAAAACAAGAGATCATAGTGTAGTAAAGTAGAAGTTTACAGTGGAGGAATGATCCACAAAatagatgaagaagaggatagTTTCAAGCATCACAAATTGACAAGGACAAATATCTTCCTCTTACGGAAAAACTTTTAACGACGTTGCCAACAAATATATCAACCcagcaaacaaacaaacaaaaagtaaagTCATGgcttaaaaatgaaaatggcTCCCCACACATGAAACTCATAAGTTCAGATTAACCATTAACATCATATATTAggtcaaacaaacaaaataacgTCACCAATTAGCAACCCACTGCACCAGAGATGTCAACATCCAATATACTACATTTtgcctaaaaataaaaaaaacaaaaaaaaatattacccaCTTAAAACCATAACATTTCATgctcaacaaaaacaaaacccaaaacacaACACTCCCAGATCTATTGTATACTAACAATTGAACAATATTTCGTGTGAAATACAGACAACCACTAGAACGAAGTTCTGTAaagattaatattaaattattattcaatctagctaattcttaaaaataaaatttacatcaaTTCACTTTTCTATTAtctaaatcaataaatttagatgataatgtataagaaaatataaaattatcaatagattataaaacatgtataaatGTATAAGAGAGGTAAATAATTCATTATTCatgtatttaaataataatcatcATCATGTACAAAGATCCATGTCTCTTTGCAATATATGAATGTGGGTTAACCCTCTCTACTCATGTAAACCTCATCAAAATAAGTTGCTAAAAATTTGacactataatttttaaaaatgtattaaacacTATATATTCCTTATCATCTTATTCTATTAACCAAAATGTTTAATAACACAAAAgttattttaatcaatagtttaattacaatctaacaaaaaaaagttcatcaatgtaaaattattttagcacacaatatataatatcatctAAAATACATACACTTCGGAAGAAGAATAAGAACGATTTATTTAGTGATATTGTGTCTTCAAGTTTTatcaaatgcaaataaaaagcgTAAAGCTTATGAAATGATTCCACCATTTTATCACGAAGTTCAAGATtagaaaacttttttaaaaaaggaaaatataaccaactattaatacataatagattaaaaatatttctacgAAAATAACTccacaataaaaaattaatagatgatcaaaaatcaaaaataattgttaggaaaaatagaataagatacagaaataaaaaattaatataaaaacaaaattgaataatttgttatataaaagagatatgttaatttattctaactaaataaatgtagaatgtgttttaaatatttatgtcaagaattataaaacaaactatAAACATAGATACACAActgtgtaaaaataaaatatatagttatatagtcGAATAAGAGACACAcgatttaaaataatgtaagatAATGAATAAAACTAGATAacttcaaattaaacaaataaatcaacaattctacaccaataaaataaaaaacagaataaaacttcaaataaacaATCTTAGTAATCGTAAggaaaaatttagttaattgtAATGAGAATGAAACTGAATaaaaaacaatcaataaaataattattcatactaatatagaacaaaacaatttaaaataaaaacaaatattaaaaaaaaaaatatttactctaactatttaaaatattttaaaattatcatccCGCGCGTAGGGCGGGCCAGCTCTAGTCTGTCTATATTTTGCCTTTCACCGCTCCTCTACGTTACCGTGGACGTGATATTTGCTCAATTGTAGTAAAATCGTGAATATTCGACTATATTTACCACTCGCTTTATTGGGTGGGACACGAGAATCGATCGGTGCATTTGGTGAATAATTTCTTTaagttgatattattttttaaatcattaaatcgACTGAAAAATACATTTggtgaatatttttttcaagttgatattattttttaaataattaaatccaCTGAAAAATAGTGATTTAGACTATCTCTAATGTAtcaaatatattactttaaataACAATTTCTAAATCTAGAGTTAAAAACTgaggaatattatttttttcctttacaaatagaaagaaacaacaatttttaatttagaagaaaatagaAGTGGAATGAAATAGATTTGGctctaaataatattatagagccAAATATAGAGATGAATGCTCTTATTTAATAAAGCACTTTAGACACCATTTTTACAGATTAAGGCACTTAAGATTTATATCCATGACTGCAAAGGGCTAAGAAGTTGACGGCCCAGTATACATCAGATGGGCCTAGAAGTTAGACTCGAGAAAGAAGTTAGACTCGGATCTATAACCCGACCCGACAGAAAGAGTCCAAGCCAACGATCGCCGAGACACCACGAATCGAACATCGTTTCGCGCTATGAAGACGAAATAGTATTTGCACCTCGCAGATTTCCACTGAATCTCTTGTTTTCTCCGACGGTACTTGAGCTTCTccgagtggtggtggtggagaaggCGATGATAACGAGATCGAAACTAGCGGAACAGCTAAGAGAATATCAGATTAAATCAAAGCATGATTGGGCCTccgtctctctcttctcttcctcctccaatttctcttcttcttcttccaggTTAGAGAGTTGTGCTCGTCTTCAATTGATAATTTGGACCATGGTGTTATGTAATTCAATTGGAATcgtgaaaaaaaacaaaaaaaaaaaactcattttctttGAGGCCATTGGTATCTTGATtctattgtcttttttttactGTGGTACTTACTGCTACTTAATATGCTTATTTTATCACCCAGGGTGGATGTGGTAGTCTTTGTTATTTGGGAACTGGTGATCTTAGCGTTCCTGGTGTTTTCAGCTGTCTCCTTGTACTTGAAGCGGTTGGA
This genomic interval from Brassica oleracea var. oleracea cultivar TO1000 unplaced genomic scaffold, BOL UnpScaffold01049, whole genome shotgun sequence contains the following:
- the LOC106320747 gene encoding uncharacterized protein LOC106320747, with the translated sequence MGLEVRLEKEVRLGSITRPDRKSPSQRSPRHHESNIVSRYEDEIVFAPRRFPLNLLFSPTVLELLRVVVVEKAMITRSKLAEQLREYQIKSKHDWASVSLFSSSSNFSSSSSRVDVVVFVIWELVILAFLVFSAVSLYLKRLELAFILVCVCLLLFVCMKITKQVRIARKKKRRMLLPLSM